In the Taeniopygia guttata chromosome 12, bTaeGut7.mat, whole genome shotgun sequence genome, one interval contains:
- the RBM15B gene encoding putative RNA-binding protein 15B yields MKRGSDRDSSPPGAAGGRAAAAAKRPRDRDRESSSRRGPHRSSGASRSSRDKSTPGGGGGGGGGTTTSSGGGSGGGSSSRSHRGDERAGGGGDSNHRPAGSGSASGARGGSQAAPSSSSSSSSRALGVPKAKALPGAVVAPSLLLAGPPPGAAPSLLLAPLGGSAGLAGEPPGSCEYKTLLVSGLSAALPDQLLEDGLFRLFQRFAGGGAGDISVKLSHTPELGRVAYVNFRHPGDARDARRHARARQLLLYDRPLKVEPVYLRGGRRSRTPPPAPSPEPLGYLPPLHSAYQYKQRSLSPVTSPLLREPRPRHAAAAAFALEAAAIGLSRERERALDYYGLYDERGRPYSYPIVAEEDLMPEDDQRATRNLFIGNLDHNVSEVELRRAFEKYGIIEEVVIKRPARGQGGAYAFLKFQNLDMAHRAKVAMSGRVVGRNPIKIGYGKANPTTRLWVGGLGPSTSLAALAREFDRFGSIRTIDYVKGDSFAYIQYESLDAAQAACAQMRGFPLGGPERRLRVDFAKAEETRYPQQYQPAPLPVHYELLADGYSRHRSLEQDLRVRDRTPPHLLYSDRDRSFVEADWASPAKNAERRNNLESYSRSVRSRSGERWGSDGDRSVPKPWEERRRRRSLSSDRGRTTHSPYEDRSRTKASGPALDRSPDRARKENHTTEPGAEKEQSNSLQNNRHAAEEKPHREPADAPQPKKRDSERNHRTGESESKTHEEPKSETKKLKNLSEYAQTLQLAWNGLLVLKNSCFPTSMHILEGDVGVINGLLKDHSSGGKLTQLKIAQRLRLDQPKLDEVTRRIKQGSPNGYAVLLATQSAPAGAGAEGTFPVVEPGLQRRLLRNLVSYLKQKQAAGVISLPVGGAKGRDSTGMLYAFPPCEFSQQYLQSALRTLGKLEEEHMVIVIVKDTA; encoded by the coding sequence ATGAAGCGCGGCAGCGACCGCGACTCGAGCCCGCCGGGGGCCGCGGGCGGacgcgcggccgccgccgccaaGCGGCCCCGCGACCGCGACCGCGAGAGCAGCAGCCGGCGCGGCCCGCACCGCAGCTCGGGCGCCTCCCGCAGCAGCCGGGACAAGTCCacgcccggcggcggcggcggaggcggcggcggcaccaccaccagcagcggcggcggcagcggagGCGGCTCCAGCTCCCGCAGCCACCGCGGCGATGAGcgcgccggcggcggcggcgactCGAACCACCGCCCGGCGGGGAGCGGCTCGGCCTCGGGCGCCCGCGGCGGCAGCCAGGCCGCCccctcgtcctcctcctcctcctcctcccgggCGCTCGGCGTGCCCAAGGCCAAGGCGCTGCCGGGCGCCGTGGTAGCCCCGTCGCTGCTGCTGGCCGGGCCGCCGCCGGGCGCCGCGCCCTCGCTGCTGCTGGCGCCGCTCGGGGGCTCGGCCGGGCTGGCCGGGGAGCCGCCCGGATCCTGCGAGTACAAGACGCTGCTGGTGAGCGGGCTGAGCGCGGCCTTGCCCgaccagctgctggaggacgGGCTGTTCCGCCTCTTCCAGCGCTTCGCGGGCGGGGGCGCCGGGGACATCAGTGTCAAGCTCTCCCACACGCCCGAGCTCGGCCGCGTCGCCTACGTGAACTTCCGACACCCCGGGGACGCCCGCGACGCCCGCCGGCACGCCCGGGCCCGGCAGCTGCTCCTCTACGACCGGCCGCTCAAGGTGGAGCCCGTGTACCTGCGCGGGGGCCGGCGCAGCCGCACGCCGCCCCCCGCACCCTCCCCGGAGCCGCTGGGGTACCTGCCGCCGCTGCACAGCGCCTACCAATACAAGCAGCGCTCGCTGTCGCCGGTCACCAGCCCCTTGCTGCGGGAGCCACGGCCCCGCCacgccgccgctgccgccttCGCGCTGGAAGCGGCCGCCATCGGGCTCTcccgggagcgggagcgggccCTGGATTACTACGGGCTGTACGACGAGCGCGGCCGCCCGTACAGTTACCCCATCGTGGCCGAGGAAGACCTGATGCCAGAGGATGACCAGAGAGCCACTCGCAACCTTTTCATCGGCAACCTGGACCACAACGTGTCGGAGGTGGAGCTGAGGCGCGCCTTCGAGAAGTATGGCATCATCGAGGAGGTGGTGATCAAGCGCCCCGCACGTGGCCAGGGCGGTGCCTACGCCTTCCTCAAGTTCCAGAACTTAGACATGGCTCACCGGGCCAAGGTGGCCATGTCGGGCCGCGTTGTGGGCAGGAACCCCATCAAAATTGGCTACGGAAAAGCCAACCCCACCACCCGGCTGTGGGTGGGGGGCCTCGGCCCCAGCACTTCCCTGGCGGCCCTGGCCAGGGAGTTCGACCGCTTTGGCAGCATCAGGACTATTGACTACGTGAAGGGCGACAGCTTCGCTTACATCCAGTACGAGAGCCTGGACGCTGCCCAGGCCGCCTGCGCGCAGATGAGGGGCTTTCCCTTGGGCGGACCGGAGAGGAGGCTCCGAGTGGATTTTGCCAAAGCAGAAGAGACAAGATACCCGCAGCAGTACCAGCCCGCGCCGCTCCCCGTGCACTACGAGCTGCTGGCTGACGGCTACAGCCGGCACCGGAGCCTGGAGCAAGACTTGAGGGTGCGGGATAGGACTCCTCCGCACCTCCTGTACTCGGACAGAGACAGGAGCTTTGTGGAGGCAGACTgggccagccctgccaaaaacGCCGAACGCAGGAACAACCTGGAGAGCTACAGCCGCTCCGTGCGCAGCCGGAGCGGGGAGCGCTGGGGCAGCGACGGCGACCGCAGCGTGCCCAAACCGTGGGAAGAGAGGCGCAGACGCCGGAGTCTTTCCAGTGACCGCGGGAGGACTACTCACTCGCCTTACGAGGACAGAAGCAGGACAAAGGCCAGTGGGCCAGCTCTGGACCGCAGCCCTGACAGGGCTCGCAAGGAGAATCACACTACAGAACCGGGAGCCGAGAAAGAGCAGAGCAACTCCCTCCAGAACAATCGTCACGCGGCCGAGGAGAAACCCCATCGCGAGCCAGCCGATGCTCCCCAGCCCAAAAAAAGGGACAGCGAACGCAATCATCGAACTGGTGAATCGGAATCAAAAACTCACGAGGAGCCAAAATCTGAGACCAAAAAGCTAAAGAATTTATCAGAATATGCTCAGACACTGCAGCTTGCTTGGAATGGGCTTCTTGTGCTAAAAAACAGCTGCTTCCCCACCTCTATGCACATCCTGGAGGGAGACGTGGGTGTCATCAACGGACTCCTCAAAGACCATTCGTCCGGCGGGAAGTTGACACAGCTCAAAATCGCTCAGAGACTTCGGCTGGACCAGCCCAAGCTGGATGAAGTCACCCGGCGCATCAAACAAGGCAGCCCCAACGGCTACGCCGTGCTCCTGGCCACCCAGTCCGCCCCGGCAGGGGCAGGGGCCGAGGGGACCTTCCCTGTGGTAGAGCCTGGCTTGCAGCGACGGCTTCTCAGGAATTTGGTCTCCTACTTGAAACAGAAGCAGGCTGCTGGGGTTATCAGTCTGCCCGTGGGAGGGGcaaagggcagggacagcacaggcaTGCTTTACGCGTTCCCTCCTTGCGAGTTCTCTCAGCAGTACCTCCAGTCAGCACTAAGGACATTGGGGAAGTTAGAAGAAGAACATATGGTGATAGTTATAGTCAAAGACACTGCCTAG
- the MANF gene encoding mesencephalic astrocyte-derived neurotrophic factor precursor (The RefSeq protein has 1 substitution compared to this genomic sequence) — translation MRAAHGLCAALALLLLPAGGRALRDGDCEVCVTFLGRFYQSLKDNDVEFTPSSIEKELLKSCKEAKGKENRLCYYIGATSDAATKIINEVSKPMSHHIPVEKICEKLKKKDSQICELKYDKQIDLSTADLRKLRVKELRRILDDWGEVCKGCVEKYDFIRRIHELMPKYAPRAASARTDL, via the exons ATGCGGGCGGCCCACGGGCTTTGCGCGGCgctggccctgctcctgctgccggCCGGCGGCCGAGCGCTGCGCGACGGGGACTGCGAGG TGTGTGTCACATTCCTGGGAAGGTTTTACCAGAGTCTAAAGGACAATGACGTTGAATTCACACCTTCCAGTATTGAAAAGGAGCTCTTGAAATCCTGCAAAGAAGCAAAGGGCAAAGAGAATCGCCTG TGCTATTACATTGGCGCCACAAGTGATGCAGCCACCAAAATCATTAACGAGGTATCAAAGCCCATGAGTCACCACATCCCTGTGGAAAAGATCTGTGAGAAGCTAAAGAAGAAAGACAGTCAGATCTGTGAACTAAAATACG ACAAGCAGATCGACCTGAGCACCGCCGACCTGCGCAAGCTGCGCGTCAAGGAGCTGCGGCGGATCCTGGATGACTGGGGCGAGGTGTGCAAGGGCTGTGTCGAGAAGTACGACTTCATCCGCAGGATCCACGAACTGATGCCCAAGTACGCGCCGAGGGCGGCCGGCGCCCGGACAGACCTCTGA